A genomic stretch from Oreochromis aureus strain Israel breed Guangdong linkage group 17, ZZ_aureus, whole genome shotgun sequence includes:
- the orc5 gene encoding origin recognition complex subunit 5, with translation MTALLQHPGYDEERLKGVAEKLPCREVQAGMLLSLMGQPHQYSYPSIFIYGHRASGKSHVMHVLMKELELSHATVSCVECVSIALLFEQVLLSFFGCDAASLLPRSPSLSDFVRVYRQQSSQSPAKQTRYIVMEKAELLRDTDASLLSALLRLQELVEDNVTVILLSEIAWDKFRPNTGCFEPLLLHFPDYSKSELQQILSQNVHPSYSAGFYSAYINILLGVFYSVCRDLRELRHLAALNFSKFCEPLAEGKVKETDTHKLWKHIEPHLKKAMQTVYLREVSSLQWEQMQQMEEEEAGALRGLSAHTHVELPYYSKFLLIAAYLASYNPARTDKRFFLKHHGKIRKTNFLKKNEKTSNHLLGPKPFPLDRLLAIFYSVVDSRVAPTASIFSQISSLVTLQLLAQVSHDDQLDAPKYKCAVSLDFICAIARTVNFDIVKYLYDFL, from the exons ATGACAGCGCTGTTGCAGCACCCGGGATACGACGAGGAGAGGCTGAAGGGGGTGGCAGAGAAGCTGCCCTGCAGAGAGGTTCAAGCTGGGATGTTGCTGTCGCTGATGGGGCAG CCCCACCAGTACAGCTATCCTTCAATCTTCATTTACGGTCATCGAGCCTCAGGGAAGAGCCACGTGATGCACGTTTTGATGAAGGAGCTGGAG ctttctcACGCCACAGTGAGCTGCGTCGAGTGTGTTTCTATTGCGTTGCTGTTTGAACAAGTGCTGCTGTCCTTCTTTGGCTGCGATGCCGCCTCTCTTCTCCCCCGCAGTCCCTCCCTGTCTGACTTTGTCCGCGTCTACAGACAGCAGTCCTCCCAGTCGCCTGCCAAACAGACGCGATACATT GTAATGGAGAAAGCCGAGCTTCTGAGAGATACTGATGCCagtctcctctctgctctcctgCGTCTTCAGGAGCTG GTTGAGGACAACGTTACCGTCATCTTGCTCAGTGAAATCGCCTGGGACAAGTTCAGACCAAACACAGGCTGCTTTGAGCCGCTTCTGCTGCATTTCCCTGACTACAGTAAAA GTGAGCTGCAACAGATTTTGTCCCAGAACGTGCATCCTTCATATTCAGCTGGGTTTTACTCTGCGTACATCAACATCCTGCTGGGAGTCTTCTACTCTGTCTGTCGAGACCTCAGAGAGCTGCGACACCTG GCTGCCCTGAACTTTTCAAAGTTCTGTGAGCCTTTGGCAGAAGGGAAAG TGAAAGAGACTGACACCCACAAGCTGTGGAAACACATTGAGCCACATTTGAAAAAAGCCATGCAAACGGTTTACCTTCGAGAGGTGTCCAG TCTGCAGTGGGAGCAAATGCAGcaaatggaggaggaggaggccggAGCCTTGCGAG GTTTATCGGCTCACACTCATGTTGAATTGCCTTATTACTCCAAGTTCCTGTTGATTGCTGCCTATCTGGCTTCCTACAACCCTGCACGCACAGATAAACGCTTCTTTTTAAAG CACCATGGTAAAATACGAAAAACAAACTTcctgaagaaaaatgaaaag ACAAGTAATCACCTTCTGGGTCCAAAGCCCTTCCCTCTGGACCGCTTGCTCgccattttttacagtgtggtggaCAGCAGAGTCGCCCCGACAGCGAGCATCTTCTCACAG ATTTCCTCACTGGTGACCCTGCAGCTGCTGGCTCAGGTCAGTCATGACGACCAGCTCGACGCCCCGAAGTACAAATGTGCCGTTTCTCTGGACTTCATCTGCGCCATAgccag GACGGTGAACTTCGATATTGTGAAGTATTTGTACGACTTCCTGTGA
- the guca1a gene encoding guanylyl cyclase-activating protein 1, with translation MGNSNGCTVDDLQAVEMHLWYKKFMTECPSGQLTLHEFKQFFGLRGLDPEANAYIEQMFRTFDMNKDGYIDFMEYVAALSLVMRGKMEHKLRWYFKLYDVDGNGCIDRHELLNIIKAIRAINGNENQETSAEEFTNRVFDRIDINGDGELSLEEFVAGARSDEDFMEVMMKSLDLAHIVAMIHNRRRSV, from the exons atgggcAATTCAAACGGCTGCACCGTGGACGACCTGCAGGCTGTGGAGATGCACCTGTGGTACAAGAAGTTCATGACTGAGTGCCCCTCAGGGCAGCTCACCCTGCACGAGTTCAAGCAGTTCTTCGGGCTGAGAGGTTTGGACCCAGAGGCCAATGCCTACATCGAGCAGATGTTTCGCACGTTTGACATGAACAAG GACGGCTACATAGACTTCATGGAGTACGTGGCCGCTCTGAGTCTGGTGATGCGGGGAAAGATGGAGCACAAGCTGCGCTGGTATTTCAAACTCTATGATGTGGATGGGAACGGCTGCATTGACCGCCACGAGCTTCTGAACATCATCAAG GCCATCCGTGCAATCAATGGAAATGAAAATCAGGAAACATCTGCGGAGGAGTTCACTAACCGAGTGTTTGACAGGATTGATATAAATGGAGATG GGGAGCTTTCCCTGGAGGAGTTTGTGGCGGGTGCTCGCAGCGATGAAGACTTCATGGAGGTGATGATGAAGAGTCTGGATCTCGCCCACATCGTGGCCATGATCCACAACCGGAGGCGAAGCGTTTAG